A single region of the Mesotoga sp. Brook.08.105.5.1 genome encodes:
- a CDS encoding M42 family metallopeptidase, protein MKYSEMYIVKKLVDLANIPSPSGFTNTVIGYLESELQELGFSPRRTRKGALVAELGGKGRPLVLAAHVDTLGAMVKSLKPNGRLEITNVGGFTMNSIENENCVIHTKTGKSFTGTIQSISPSVHVFENARTLERKISNMEIRVDELVRSEEDLKNLGIEAGDFVSFDPRVMVTDSGFVKSRHLDDKASAAILLELAKKVSSGEAICGRKTYLFFSNYEEVGHGASAAMPDDCEEIISVDMGAIGDTLKTDEFVVSICAKDSGGPYDHSIVKGLIETAKKVKAEYSVDIYPFYGSDVEASLRAGYDVRFGLVGPGVEASHGYERTHYRALENTLKLLKGYIEN, encoded by the coding sequence TTGAAATACAGCGAGATGTACATTGTGAAGAAACTAGTCGATCTAGCCAACATACCAAGTCCATCCGGATTCACCAACACCGTTATTGGCTATCTTGAGTCTGAACTGCAGGAATTGGGGTTCAGTCCGCGAAGAACAAGAAAGGGAGCTCTGGTGGCAGAGCTCGGCGGCAAAGGAAGACCTCTGGTGTTGGCTGCACACGTTGACACGCTTGGGGCTATGGTTAAATCCCTGAAGCCGAATGGCCGGTTAGAGATAACCAACGTTGGCGGATTCACAATGAATAGCATTGAAAACGAGAACTGCGTAATTCACACGAAAACCGGAAAATCCTTCACGGGAACAATCCAGTCCATATCACCTTCCGTTCATGTCTTTGAAAACGCAAGGACTCTTGAACGCAAGATATCAAATATGGAAATCCGGGTAGACGAATTGGTAAGAAGCGAAGAAGATCTTAAAAACCTTGGTATTGAAGCAGGGGATTTCGTTTCATTTGATCCTAGAGTGATGGTTACCGATAGTGGTTTTGTGAAGTCAAGACATCTTGATGACAAAGCAAGCGCAGCAATCCTTCTAGAGTTAGCAAAGAAAGTCTCTTCTGGCGAAGCGATCTGCGGAAGAAAAACTTACTTGTTTTTCTCGAACTATGAAGAAGTAGGACATGGCGCATCGGCTGCGATGCCAGATGATTGCGAAGAGATAATCTCTGTTGATATGGGAGCGATAGGCGATACTCTGAAGACCGATGAATTTGTGGTTTCGATATGTGCTAAGGATTCGGGTGGACCTTACGATCACTCAATCGTTAAGGGATTGATCGAAACTGCAAAGAAAGTGAAAGCCGAATACTCAGTAGACATCTATCCCTTTTATGGATCTGATGTGGAAGCATCTCTGAGAGCCGGATACGATGTCAGGTTTGGACTAGTCGGTCCCGGAGTTGAAGCCTCTCACGGATACGAAAGGACTCATTACAGAGCGCTCGAAAATACTTTGAAGCTTCTTAAGGGATATATTGAAAACTGA
- a CDS encoding SufD family Fe-S cluster assembly protein: MIESSYEREFTAIAKEYEKSGGNVSDFLRKDIVSIIVSGNKVIGRNTVEGVHVRAKELDNGVEIWLDIEDDVVIENPIHLCTGYLKPEGTQEVLIHNRLGSRARAKFISHCVFPSGVNFTHSMVADTDVGENAEMFYEDTHMHSKDGGVTVRATYNTVVRKGGRFQNMFYLTKTRVGKLFVKMYVNLEKNSTAHIESKVYEREDDYLEIDEELHLNGEGSSGIAKTTVFATDRSKAKIINKAYGNAPYSRGHIECNEIIKGDSVEVGTMPELYVKNEKAELTHEASIGRVNVKQMETLMSKGLSEEEATDMIVKGLLR; encoded by the coding sequence ATGATTGAATCAAGTTATGAGAGGGAATTCACTGCTATCGCAAAAGAGTACGAAAAATCAGGCGGTAACGTCTCTGATTTTCTGCGCAAAGACATCGTCTCTATTATAGTGAGCGGGAACAAAGTGATCGGAAGGAATACGGTCGAAGGTGTTCATGTTAGAGCAAAAGAATTGGATAACGGAGTGGAAATCTGGCTCGATATTGAAGATGACGTTGTTATCGAAAACCCTATTCACCTATGCACAGGTTATCTGAAACCTGAAGGAACACAGGAAGTGCTTATTCACAACCGTCTTGGAAGTCGAGCCCGGGCGAAATTCATATCACACTGCGTATTCCCGAGCGGAGTGAATTTCACGCACTCGATGGTTGCCGACACCGATGTTGGAGAAAACGCTGAGATGTTCTACGAAGACACTCACATGCACAGCAAGGACGGCGGAGTAACGGTTAGGGCAACCTACAATACAGTCGTTAGAAAAGGTGGCAGATTCCAGAATATGTTCTATCTTACCAAGACTAGAGTAGGAAAGCTCTTTGTAAAGATGTACGTCAATCTTGAGAAGAATTCTACAGCGCATATCGAATCAAAAGTATATGAGCGTGAAGACGATTATCTCGAAATTGATGAAGAGCTCCATCTGAATGGCGAAGGCTCATCCGGAATTGCAAAAACTACTGTTTTTGCTACAGACAGAAGTAAGGCGAAAATCATCAACAAAGCCTATGGAAACGCACCATATTCGAGAGGCCATATTGAGTGCAACGAAATCATTAAGGGCGATTCTGTAGAAGTAGGTACTATGCCTGAGTTGTATGTAAAAAACGAGAAGGCCGAACTGACACACGAAGCCTCTATTGGCAGAGTAAATGTCAAGCAGATGGAAACCTTGATGTCAAAAGGGTTGAGCGAGGAAGAAGCCACTGATATGATTGTCAAAGGTTTGCTCAGATAG
- a CDS encoding ATP-binding cassette domain-containing protein: MLEVKEVKLIRDERNILNSLTASFEKGRVYAILGNNGVGKSTLSYVLMGLESHNDYEGKILLDGEEIDTLSVSDRAKKGISLSWQEPARFKGLTVKEYLTLGGKLRLSREELDETLSIVGLNKEYLDRLVDESLSGGERKRVELASIMLVNPRVTILDEPDSGIDIMSMEMIERVLERLRDKGSVVIIITHREEIARMADEAYLLCGGRIIASGEPEEIVSFYRKLCDTCQHINEPIREGGLAND, encoded by the coding sequence ATGCTGGAAGTTAAAGAGGTCAAGTTAATCCGAGATGAACGAAACATTCTGAACAGTCTCACTGCTTCCTTTGAAAAAGGACGTGTTTACGCGATTCTTGGAAACAACGGTGTAGGAAAATCAACTCTATCATATGTGCTGATGGGGCTAGAATCTCACAACGACTACGAAGGAAAGATACTTCTAGATGGCGAAGAAATCGACACTCTATCAGTATCTGACAGGGCAAAGAAGGGAATTTCTCTGAGTTGGCAGGAACCGGCCAGGTTCAAAGGACTTACTGTGAAAGAGTATCTGACGCTCGGCGGAAAACTAAGACTCTCGAGAGAAGAACTCGATGAGACCCTGTCAATTGTGGGACTCAACAAGGAATATCTAGATAGACTTGTCGATGAGTCACTCAGTGGAGGGGAAAGAAAGAGAGTGGAACTCGCCTCGATAATGCTGGTAAATCCTAGAGTAACGATCCTTGACGAACCAGACTCAGGCATTGACATTATGTCCATGGAGATGATTGAACGAGTTCTTGAAAGACTGCGGGATAAGGGTTCGGTAGTAATAATCATCACTCATCGTGAAGAGATTGCGCGAATGGCAGATGAAGCATATCTTCTCTGTGGGGGAAGAATAATTGCCTCGGGCGAGCCAGAAGAGATTGTCAGCTTCTACAGGAAACTCTGTGACACTTGTCAGCACATAAATGAACCGATTAGAGAAGGCGGTCTTGCAAATGATTGA
- a CDS encoding O-antigen ligase family protein: MRKGRFLFLAVLVFGSSLFAIKGFTWDMGIPKFYFASVSIAIFIVSFSLKAVRNPCSVRVTLPQLLSLLFGFHACLTTFQLLNTLPNVFLTSLGFAMNLLLFLLFSLLISAEKQETLLTILQLFLFAGLIIAFDAVFSFYTGYGLLWGTENNPFTRGNLSSVIGNVNFTTDLMAMLLFPAAFLTVSKKKIWKHEKIRHYFYLSLYSLFLIVIVIGQTRAVYYSVIISIVFLVVFLIFSILRFKLRSFISVFSRLFVILLIISTIVIMIVYSGDNPLTSGRFSFSERLTYTTDDYVSVDVRILQWKAAIKQWESSAFLGTGFGSYKYLSTENMGKVLTEEPEYMYVAGLNSIRTHNEYLQQMSETGIIGIVLIMTFIVAMLFYTVGVVKRSSSVEKVTKYLFLEAGLLIIFVHSVLSFPGHLMPNALLAVFLFGFIMSPEFSEAKGVTVPMSKVLPLLLVVFALSTSVLMSRTFFAEGLFTKGYIDYRRIESINPQIPELVNSIGSIKREIENLEDYEGRYSYLQHDDYIPDRLIELQRTYPEAPSELLQHMASEERENAFASTLSALNSKLRSASSALLRARQDSSNSFYSAMRNLSTSREISRGQYLSEAYIGYMYLTAQRKEDFRLKLNMSGNALADAFTEIFAREDIFSTWLNEDTSPGGMLSELEIDHSYLRELPGLLRADLTATDVSALLEVLDINLLIDYQVTLDAIDALLRSTKISPDLQVVKNVASLLFRAMAAAERVSEELEKLEGFVADSGSLTSLVDSIRKLPKSKRGHLETLYETAIEYNPGGWLKGSNNVYGEYSRNVLLLYGLDGLDKVQEIAEREVFAWNTMKATNRVVPLGSIGQLTPLKDYVSREWFDNLYEEVYFWSEETSSLIMREMEEEQFSGIALEKAESALNEIEKFLQLYSLW, from the coding sequence ATGCGCAAAGGAAGATTCTTGTTTCTTGCTGTTCTAGTTTTCGGATCTTCGCTCTTCGCAATCAAGGGCTTCACCTGGGACATGGGCATACCTAAGTTCTATTTTGCATCGGTCTCAATAGCGATCTTCATAGTCTCTTTCTCATTGAAAGCTGTGAGGAATCCCTGCAGTGTCAGAGTAACGCTTCCGCAGCTGCTTTCATTGTTGTTTGGATTCCATGCGTGTCTGACTACCTTCCAACTTCTGAACACGCTGCCAAACGTCTTTCTTACTTCACTCGGTTTTGCAATGAATCTGCTTCTCTTTCTCCTCTTTTCATTGCTCATCTCGGCAGAGAAACAGGAAACTCTACTGACTATTCTCCAACTTTTCCTGTTTGCGGGGCTTATCATAGCCTTTGATGCCGTATTTTCATTCTACACGGGATATGGCTTGCTCTGGGGGACTGAGAACAATCCGTTCACAAGAGGAAATCTCTCATCCGTTATAGGAAACGTGAACTTCACGACCGACCTAATGGCAATGCTGCTATTTCCAGCTGCTTTTCTAACCGTTTCCAAGAAGAAGATCTGGAAGCACGAGAAGATTCGGCACTACTTCTACCTTTCACTCTACTCACTTTTCTTGATAGTAATAGTGATAGGCCAAACAAGAGCAGTCTATTATTCAGTAATAATATCGATAGTCTTTCTAGTAGTCTTCTTGATTTTCTCAATTCTGAGGTTCAAACTCAGATCCTTCATTTCTGTATTTAGCAGGCTATTTGTCATTCTTCTTATTATCTCCACGATAGTCATTATGATCGTCTACTCTGGAGACAACCCTTTGACAAGCGGCCGTTTCAGTTTCTCGGAGAGGTTAACGTATACCACTGACGACTACGTTTCCGTCGACGTCAGAATTCTTCAGTGGAAAGCAGCTATCAAACAGTGGGAGAGTTCAGCCTTTCTGGGTACAGGCTTCGGATCATACAAGTATCTTTCTACGGAGAATATGGGAAAGGTACTGACTGAAGAGCCAGAGTACATGTATGTTGCAGGTCTGAACAGCATCCGAACCCACAACGAGTATCTTCAGCAGATGAGTGAAACAGGAATAATCGGAATCGTCCTAATTATGACCTTCATAGTTGCAATGCTTTTCTACACTGTCGGGGTGGTGAAGAGATCCTCCTCTGTCGAGAAGGTCACAAAGTATCTCTTTCTCGAAGCCGGGTTACTGATAATATTCGTTCATTCAGTACTTTCCTTTCCTGGTCATCTGATGCCAAACGCATTACTAGCTGTCTTCCTTTTTGGATTCATCATGAGCCCTGAGTTTTCCGAAGCGAAGGGAGTCACTGTTCCTATGTCAAAGGTACTTCCGCTACTGCTGGTTGTATTCGCGCTGAGTACGTCAGTTCTGATGAGTAGAACGTTTTTCGCGGAAGGCCTTTTCACAAAAGGCTACATTGACTACAGAAGAATTGAAAGCATTAACCCGCAGATTCCAGAGTTAGTAAACTCGATCGGAAGTATCAAGAGGGAAATCGAGAATCTTGAGGACTATGAGGGAAGGTACTCCTATCTTCAACATGATGACTATATTCCCGATAGATTGATTGAATTGCAGAGGACTTATCCTGAGGCACCCTCAGAGTTGCTTCAACATATGGCTTCTGAAGAACGAGAAAATGCCTTTGCGTCAACGTTATCCGCGCTGAATTCTAAGCTACGATCTGCTTCTTCAGCGCTTCTAAGGGCGAGGCAGGACTCGTCAAACAGTTTCTACTCCGCGATGCGTAATCTGTCGACATCTAGAGAGATTTCCAGAGGCCAATATTTGTCAGAGGCTTACATAGGATACATGTATTTGACTGCTCAGAGAAAGGAAGATTTCCGTCTAAAGCTCAATATGTCGGGCAATGCATTAGCCGATGCCTTCACAGAGATATTCGCCAGAGAAGATATCTTCTCGACCTGGCTTAACGAAGACACATCGCCGGGAGGTATGCTCAGCGAGTTGGAAATCGATCACTCATACCTTAGAGAGTTACCCGGTTTGTTGCGAGCAGACCTTACGGCTACCGATGTTTCTGCTCTGCTAGAGGTCTTGGATATCAATCTGCTTATCGACTATCAAGTGACTCTGGATGCGATAGATGCTCTTCTGAGGTCCACAAAGATATCTCCCGATCTTCAGGTAGTGAAAAATGTGGCAAGCTTGCTTTTCCGCGCGATGGCTGCTGCCGAGAGAGTCTCAGAAGAACTGGAGAAACTCGAAGGTTTTGTTGCAGACAGCGGCTCTCTAACCTCTCTAGTAGATTCGATCAGAAAGCTTCCGAAATCTAAGAGAGGGCATCTCGAGACACTCTACGAAACCGCCATCGAATACAACCCTGGTGGATGGTTGAAGGGAAGCAACAACGTCTACGGCGAGTATTCAAGAAACGTACTTCTTCTCTACGGTCTCGATGGACTGGATAAGGTTCAAGAGATAGCAGAGAGAGAGGTCTTTGCCTGGAATACGATGAAAGCAACGAATCGAGTCGTCCCATTAGGCAGCATTGGCCAGCTAACTCCTCTAAAGGATTACGTTTCAAGAGAATGGTTCGACAATCTTTACGAAGAAGTATATTTCTGGAGCGAGGAAACTTCATCACTAATTATGAGAGAGATGGAAGAAGAACAGTTCTCAGGAATAGCACTTGAGAAGGCCGAATCAGCCCTAAACGAAATCGAGAAGTTCCTTCAGCTTTATTCACTTTGGTAA
- a CDS encoding secondary thiamine-phosphate synthase enzyme YjbQ has protein sequence MRYAVKTSLRNQLIDITDFIVESVRESRVSHGIVNVFVPHTTAGVTINENSDPDVVQDILEWMGKSIPKSDRFRHREGNSDAHIKASLVGSSVTIPFRDNSLALGIWQCVYFCEFDGPRSREVIVTVVE, from the coding sequence ATGAGATATGCTGTAAAAACAAGCCTTAGAAATCAGCTGATAGACATCACCGATTTCATAGTTGAGTCAGTTAGAGAGTCGAGGGTCTCACACGGTATTGTTAATGTCTTTGTTCCGCATACCACGGCAGGAGTAACAATCAACGAGAATTCCGATCCAGATGTTGTTCAGGACATCTTAGAATGGATGGGAAAAAGCATTCCAAAAAGTGATAGATTCAGACACCGCGAAGGGAATTCTGATGCACATATTAAGGCTTCCTTGGTTGGTTCTTCAGTTACAATACCTTTCAGAGACAATTCACTCGCGCTGGGAATATGGCAGTGCGTTTATTTCTGCGAATTTGACGGTCCTAGGAGCCGTGAGGTAATCGTTACGGTAGTGGAGTAG
- a CDS encoding cell division topological specificity factor MinE — translation MFFGLFRKKKKTEGSRKEAKDRLDSITGGRRYSVPVREVIPQDILQNSGKDMVHQIKTYVADKYKVKEENVKVQLEEHNGYVVIITNVVFH, via the coding sequence ATGTTCTTTGGACTTTTCAGGAAGAAGAAGAAAACCGAAGGAAGCAGAAAAGAAGCAAAGGATAGACTTGATTCCATAACTGGTGGCAGGAGGTATTCAGTACCGGTGAGAGAAGTGATCCCTCAAGATATCCTCCAGAATAGCGGTAAGGATATGGTACACCAGATAAAGACTTACGTTGCCGATAAGTATAAGGTTAAGGAAGAAAACGTCAAAGTTCAGCTTGAAGAGCACAACGGATACGTGGTAATTATTACAAACGTGGTCTTCCATTGA
- the minD gene encoding septum site-determining protein MinD → MAKVYVVTSGKGGVGKTTITANIGCALANSGAKVCLIDADIGLKNLDITLGLENRVVHTILDVANGKVTASEALVRHKQIKGLYLLAASQIATKEMLSPEDMKKMISELYPKFDYVIVDSPAGIERGFRNAIAAAEKALIVTTPELPAITDADRVIGLLENSGMQEANIRLVINRFKVQMVKRGDMLTREDIQSNLAIDLIGIIPDSDEVIIATNKGVPVILNGNGEGIGKVFENIALRMKGEPIPVERDILEQGSKGFLEFLKRIFRRD, encoded by the coding sequence ATGGCCAAAGTATACGTTGTGACTTCCGGAAAAGGGGGAGTCGGCAAGACAACAATCACGGCCAATATTGGTTGTGCTCTTGCCAATTCAGGGGCGAAGGTTTGCCTTATTGACGCAGACATAGGTCTCAAGAATCTGGACATCACATTGGGTCTTGAGAATAGAGTTGTGCATACAATTCTAGATGTTGCAAATGGTAAGGTAACTGCTTCTGAAGCGCTAGTGAGGCATAAGCAAATCAAGGGACTTTATCTACTCGCGGCCTCACAAATTGCAACGAAAGAAATGCTTTCCCCCGAAGATATGAAGAAAATGATTAGTGAGCTGTATCCGAAGTTTGACTATGTCATTGTGGACTCACCTGCAGGAATAGAGAGAGGATTCAGGAACGCCATAGCTGCAGCTGAAAAAGCTTTGATTGTTACTACTCCCGAACTTCCAGCCATTACTGACGCTGATCGGGTCATCGGACTTCTGGAGAACTCCGGGATGCAGGAAGCGAATATCAGACTCGTGATAAACCGTTTCAAAGTTCAGATGGTCAAACGTGGTGATATGCTTACAAGAGAGGATATTCAAAGTAACCTCGCAATCGACCTGATCGGGATTATTCCAGATAGTGACGAGGTAATCATAGCAACAAACAAGGGTGTACCGGTTATCCTGAACGGAAATGGAGAAGGAATCGGAAAGGTCTTCGAGAACATTGCTTTGAGGATGAAGGGAGAACCGATCCCCGTTGAACGGGATATCCTTGAGCAAGGATCGAAAGGATTCCTTGAATTCCTTAAGCGCATCTTCAGAAGAGACTAA